A window of the Gemmatirosa kalamazoonensis genome harbors these coding sequences:
- a CDS encoding YajQ family cyclic di-GMP-binding protein: protein MAQLSSFDVTTGVDLQEVDNAVNQAQKEIAQRYDFKGSRAEIDFRRGEELLALTADSEFQMTALFDVLQSKLIRRGVPVKNLDIGEIKQAGGDTVRREIKLKTALDSETARKVAADIKAAKLKKVQAAIQGDQVRVSAPSRDELQEAIAVLRKGDYGVELKFGNYR, encoded by the coding sequence ATGGCCCAGCTCTCGTCGTTCGACGTCACGACCGGCGTCGATCTCCAGGAAGTGGACAACGCCGTGAACCAGGCGCAGAAGGAGATCGCGCAGCGATACGACTTCAAGGGATCGCGCGCCGAGATCGATTTCCGCCGCGGCGAGGAGCTGCTCGCGCTGACGGCGGACAGCGAGTTCCAGATGACCGCGCTGTTCGACGTGCTGCAGTCGAAGCTGATTCGCCGCGGCGTACCGGTGAAGAACCTCGACATCGGCGAGATCAAGCAGGCGGGCGGCGACACCGTACGCCGCGAAATCAAGCTGAAGACCGCGCTCGATTCGGAGACCGCGCGCAAGGTCGCCGCGGACATCAAGGCCGCGAAGCTGAAGAAGGTGCAGGCGGCGATCCAGGGCGATCAGGTGCGCGTCAGCGCGCCGTCGCGCGACGAGCTGCAGGAAGCGATCGCGGTGCTGCGGAAGGGCGACTACGGCGTGGAGCTGAAGTTCGGGAACTATCGATGA
- the rimO gene encoding 30S ribosomal protein S12 methylthiotransferase RimO produces MKVALVTLGCDKNTVDSERYLAQLVAHGAQPTDDLEAAEVILVNTCGFIDAAKQESIDAIVDAGRLKVDGACQAVVAVGCMVQRHKSELAEALPEVDLFLGASEVDRLIPELAARGVVSPDPLVAHPGVRLFAGELPHVRYLKVSEGCDHGCAFCAIPLMRGRHRSFSLDEIVREAQLLELQGAREVNLVAQDLAHYGRDRRDGTRLPELLEALVRETSIPWIRNLYLYSTGITPRLLEVIAANPRILRYLDMPMQHASDAVLERMRRPERQRTIREKVARFRAAVPDLAIRTTCIVGFPGETEADFQQLLDFLEEIRFDRVGAFTYSPQEGTRAYAMVDDVPEAIKRERLERLTDLQRAITAERYEEYAGRTTTLLVDRAAADGEPAQARAPWQADDVDGVTWLDTDAAAGSFVEARIDEVADDYDFVATPLRVVSAWSARRPGRRRALPTIALPTVGSYGR; encoded by the coding sequence GTGAAAGTCGCTCTCGTCACCCTCGGCTGCGACAAGAACACCGTCGACAGCGAGCGCTATCTCGCCCAGCTCGTCGCGCACGGCGCGCAGCCGACCGACGATCTGGAGGCGGCCGAGGTGATCCTCGTGAACACGTGCGGCTTCATCGACGCGGCGAAGCAGGAGTCGATAGACGCCATCGTCGACGCGGGGCGGCTCAAGGTGGACGGCGCGTGTCAGGCCGTGGTCGCGGTGGGCTGCATGGTGCAGCGGCACAAGAGCGAGCTGGCCGAGGCGCTGCCGGAGGTCGACCTGTTCCTCGGCGCGTCGGAGGTCGATCGCCTGATCCCGGAGCTCGCGGCGCGCGGCGTGGTGTCGCCCGACCCGCTGGTCGCACATCCCGGCGTGCGGCTGTTCGCCGGCGAGCTGCCGCACGTGCGCTACCTCAAGGTGAGCGAGGGGTGCGATCACGGGTGCGCGTTCTGCGCGATCCCGCTCATGCGCGGGCGCCATCGCTCGTTCTCGCTCGACGAGATCGTGCGCGAGGCGCAGCTGCTGGAGCTGCAGGGCGCGCGCGAGGTGAACCTCGTGGCGCAGGATCTCGCGCACTACGGGCGCGACCGCCGCGACGGCACGCGGCTACCCGAGCTGCTCGAGGCGCTCGTGCGCGAGACGTCGATTCCGTGGATCCGCAATCTCTACCTGTACTCGACGGGGATCACGCCGCGGCTGCTCGAGGTGATCGCGGCGAACCCGCGCATCCTGCGCTACCTCGACATGCCGATGCAGCACGCGTCGGACGCGGTGCTGGAGCGCATGCGCCGCCCCGAGCGGCAGCGCACGATCCGCGAGAAAGTCGCGCGCTTCCGCGCCGCCGTGCCCGACCTCGCGATCCGCACGACGTGCATCGTCGGCTTCCCGGGCGAGACCGAGGCCGACTTCCAGCAGCTGCTCGACTTCCTCGAGGAGATCCGCTTCGATCGCGTCGGCGCGTTCACGTACTCGCCGCAGGAGGGCACGCGCGCGTACGCGATGGTCGACGACGTGCCGGAGGCGATCAAGCGCGAGCGCCTCGAGCGCCTAACGGATCTGCAGCGCGCGATCACGGCGGAGCGCTACGAGGAGTACGCGGGACGCACGACGACGCTGCTCGTCGACCGCGCGGCCGCGGACGGCGAGCCCGCGCAGGCGCGCGCGCCGTGGCAGGCGGACGACGTGGACGGCGTGACGTGGCTCGACACCGATGCCGCCGCGGGCTCGTTCGTGGAAGCGCGGATCGACGAGGTGGCGGACGACTACGACTTCGTGGCGACGCCGTTGCGCGTGGTGTCGGCATGGTCCGCGCGCCGACCGGGCCGCAGGCGCGCGCTGCCGACGATCGCGTTGCCGACGGTCGGGAGCTACGGTCGATAA
- a CDS encoding SpoIID/LytB domain-containing protein produces the protein MQWTRNVGRALTAATLGAVLAMACAQRAGPRASRPTPPRSSAGGEVAALLNGRVARVALATGATLPVFGGTGEWRVFGEDARSPLARVSGGMEWRVERRGLQLRAVGPDGATPWRDGPLVARATTSDGYLTFNGRRWRGELWAHATNAGIAVVNRVAVEDYLRGVVPLELDAPAPADAAALQAQAVAARSYVYSRLPEFEPRDVAIRQAALPYDLRATTSDQVYGGVDAERAAADRAVASTTGLVIRYAGAVVSAPYHSSCGGSTADPDELWQSENEPWLRRVSDRIPGTDRYYCDIAPRFRWTRTWDEATLRGVLDRYLRAGSGARVPVGAVRDVAVSSRTASGRVGVLSIATDGGRALLRGNDIRFAVRSVGGDILPSTYFSVDAERGADGRLARLTIRGNGNGHGVGMCQWGAVGRARAGQDFRAILRAYFPGATVERAE, from the coding sequence ATGCAGTGGACGCGGAACGTGGGCCGGGCGCTGACCGCGGCGACGTTAGGCGCCGTGCTGGCGATGGCGTGTGCGCAGCGCGCCGGGCCGCGGGCCTCACGCCCGACGCCGCCGCGCAGCTCGGCGGGTGGCGAGGTGGCGGCGTTGCTCAACGGACGCGTGGCGCGCGTGGCGCTCGCCACCGGCGCGACGCTCCCCGTGTTCGGTGGCACCGGCGAGTGGCGCGTGTTCGGCGAGGACGCGCGCTCGCCGCTCGCGCGCGTGAGCGGGGGCATGGAGTGGCGCGTGGAGCGGCGCGGGCTGCAGCTGCGCGCGGTGGGCCCCGACGGCGCGACGCCGTGGCGCGACGGGCCGCTGGTCGCGCGCGCGACGACGTCCGACGGCTATCTCACGTTCAACGGCCGGCGCTGGCGCGGCGAGCTGTGGGCGCACGCGACGAACGCGGGCATCGCGGTCGTGAATCGCGTCGCGGTGGAGGACTATCTGCGCGGCGTGGTGCCGCTGGAGCTCGACGCGCCCGCACCGGCGGATGCCGCGGCGCTGCAGGCGCAGGCCGTGGCGGCGCGCAGCTACGTGTACAGCCGCCTGCCCGAGTTCGAGCCGCGCGACGTCGCGATCCGTCAGGCCGCGCTGCCGTACGACCTGCGCGCGACGACGAGCGACCAGGTGTACGGCGGCGTCGACGCCGAGCGTGCCGCGGCCGATCGCGCGGTTGCGAGCACGACGGGGCTCGTCATCCGCTATGCGGGCGCCGTGGTGTCGGCGCCGTATCACTCGTCGTGCGGCGGCAGCACCGCGGATCCCGACGAGCTGTGGCAGTCGGAGAACGAGCCATGGCTGCGGCGCGTGAGCGATCGCATCCCGGGCACGGATCGCTATTACTGCGACATCGCGCCGCGCTTCCGGTGGACGCGCACGTGGGACGAGGCGACGCTGCGCGGCGTGCTCGATCGCTACCTGCGCGCGGGCAGCGGTGCACGCGTGCCGGTGGGCGCCGTGCGCGACGTCGCGGTGTCGTCGCGCACGGCCAGCGGCCGGGTCGGCGTGCTGTCGATCGCGACGGACGGAGGACGCGCGCTGCTGCGCGGCAACGACATTCGCTTCGCCGTGCGCTCGGTCGGTGGCGATATCCTGCCGAGCACCTATTTTTCCGTCGACGCGGAGCGGGGCGCGGACGGGCGCCTCGCGCGCCTGACGATTCGCGGAAATGGCAACGGTCACGGAGTGGGGATGTGTCAGTGGGGCGCCGTCGGGCGCGCGCGTGCCGGCCAGGACTTCCGCGCGATCCTGCGGGCGTACTTCCCGGGCGCGACGGTGGAGCGCGCGGAATGA